The proteins below are encoded in one region of Colletotrichum lupini chromosome 5, complete sequence:
- a CDS encoding short-chain dehydrogenase, giving the protein MASLDGKVYAFTGGASGIGLATAKIIAKRGATVCLADIDPEALEQANAYFTEQQTPFSVTKVDVSVKNEVETWIDCILKQFGRLDGAANVAGVIGKHHGIRAVADLEDDEWHKIIAVNLTGCMYCLRAELRNIADGGSIVNVASIHGIKGFAKHGAYDASKHGVIGLTRAAANENGAREVRVNAVAPGAIYTPLMEKAWKFHDRAADAAFDEPTSFQRQGTADECGNVIAFLLGPESSFVSGSVYQVDGAWL; this is encoded by the exons ATGGCATCGCTTGACGGAAAAGTATACGCCTTCACTGGGGGGGCCAGCGGTATTGGCCTTGCAACGGCTAAGATCATCGCAAAGCGGGGTGCCACTGTGTGCCTTGCAGACATCGACCCCGAAGCTCTTGAACAAGCCAATGCCTACTTCACGGAGCAACAGACGCCTTTTTCGGTGACAAAAGTCGATGTGTCCGTGAAGAACGAGGTGGAGACCTGGATAGATTGCATACTAAAGCAGTTTGGGCGGTTGGACGGCGCTGCAAACGTGGCCGGCGTCATTGGCAAACACCACGGCATTCGAGCCGTCGCGGATCTTGAAGACGACGAGTGGCATAAGATCATTGCTGTCAACTTGACAGGCTGCATGTACTGTCTCAGGGCGGAACTCAGAAACATAGCGGACGGCGGTTCCATTGTCAACGTGGCCTCGATTCATGGCATCAAGG GTTTCGCCAAACACGGCGCATATGATGCTAGTAAGCACGGCGTGATAGGGCTCACTCGAGCGGCAGCCAACGAGAACGGTGCCCGAGAGGTTCGAGTCAACGCTGTTGCTCCCGGCGCCATCTACACACCATTGATGGAGAAGGCTTGGAAATTTCATGATCGCGCAGCCGACGCCGCCTTTGACGAGCCAACGTCTTTTCAACGTCAGGGCACTGCTGACGAGTGCGGAAACGTCATTGCTTTCCTGCTCGGCCCAGAGAGCTCGTTCGTGAGCGGGAGCGTCTATCAAGTCGATGGAGCGTGGTTATGA
- a CDS encoding acetyltransferase → MECGGVRPFIVPYLVPPNTTWTPQDGSEKLLPRSTAAIDEAPPSILELIAGRAFTSAAMATFRRFRPDDVNKFSKCNLDPLTETYELAFYLQYHAKWPAMFQVCEDMNGNIIGYIMGKLESSPDVYKYSEHYLPWHAHITALTVAPEARRLGIGKILSEQLEAAADANDAWFVDLFVRTSNHKAITFYKSMGYSVFRVVKDYYGDHATDPTRDGEDAYDMRKPMKRDVKLEHIRDDGEKHEVDPSDVW, encoded by the exons ATGGAATGTGGTGGAGTCAGGCCCTTTATCGTCCCTTATCTGGTGCCACCGAACACAACCTGGACGCCGCAAGACGGCTCCGAAAAGCTCCTTCCCCGTTCCACGGCAGCTATTGATGAGGCA CCCCCCTCCATTCTTGAACTGATCGCCGGCCGCGCATTCACTTCGGCGGCCATGGCAACCTTTCGCCGCTTCCGTCCTGACGATGTCAACAAGTTCTCTAAATGCAACCTCGATCCTTTGACCGAGACGTATGAGCTGGCCTTTTACCTCCAGTACCATGCCAAATGGCCAGCCATGTTCCAGGTGTGCGAGGACATGAACGGCAATATCATCGGCTACA TCATGGGCAAGCTGGAGTCATCGCCCGACGTCTACAAATATTCCGAACACTACCTTCCCTGGCATGCCCACATCACCGCTCTGACCGTTGCGCCAGAAGCGCGAAGACTGGGTATCGGCAAGATTCTCTCCGAACAGCTAGAAGCCGCAGCCGACGCCAACGATGCCTGGTTCGTTGACCTCTTTGTTCGCACGAGCAATCACAAGGCAATTACATTCTACAAGAGCATGGGCTACAGCGTCTTCCGCGTGGTGAAAGATTACTATGGCGACCATGCTACAGACCCTACCCGAGACGGCGAGGATGCTTATGACATGAGGAAGCCAATGAAGAGGGACGTCAAGCTCGAGCATATTAGAGACGATGGGGAGAAGCACGAGGTTGACCCATCTGATGTCTGGTGA